The genomic region CATAGACTGCAGGACAAAGCTCAGTGAAAAAATAACATGAGTGGAAAGTGCATGGGTTTGGGGGTCAGCAGACTATATTCACATTTTGCCACttttatgtgactttgggcacattAGTTGACATCTTAGAACattactttcctcatctgtaacatggggataataacattactttcctcatctgtaacatggggataaTTGTGGAGAAGATTAAAGGCAGCAATGCACTTATGGCATCTGGTGTCTAGTCATTGCCTCTATAACTGGTGACTAGTAGCAATGAAAGCATCTAGTTTTTGAAATCCTCCATCCTGTCTACATGTCTTATATCCTGTAGACTGATCACCATCCAATCAGAATGAGTTTCTAATATGGGTTAAGCCTCAGCTAGTATCCTCTGCAGAATTAAGTTTATTAGAATTTATTGTTCCTGGAGCTGTCCAcattccttaaaaacaaacacatgcaaAATATTTACTGTGCCTGAAATTCTCACATGATaggaataattattataatttccatttattcagaGCCAGCCACTATAATAGGCACTTTATTTACCTTGTGTTCTTGACACTTTGTGTCAGTTCTTTAAGGTGGGGGTGATTATCTTCTCCATTTAAAGATGATGAAACTTAGTTACAGAAATGATAAGCTTCatttacagaggagaaagaggCAGGATCAGGAATGAACTGAGGGTTTCTGATAATAagtccagtgatttttttctgctaCACAAGAGTGACAGGTGGGTCAAGCTCATTCCAGCACTTTGGCTATTTTTTCAAAATCGACAGCACTGCTGAGTTAAATAAATTTAGCTTGACAAATGCCAGCTCTAATGTGTTTCCAAGTCACTGATCTTAGCAGGAGTCTTTATCTTTGATTAAGGCCCAGCCCTGACTTACGCATGAACCTGGACCTGGGTCAGGATGTGAACATCGGGGGCTTTATACATTTGACTTGTTTTCCATCTTTCCATTTGGGAGTGCCCTCTCACACAATCACTTATTTGTTAACCTATTCAACATTTATGACATGTCATCTGTGTGCCTTGAAATTGTGATAGATACTAAGGATAATAGCATGTAAATCCAGCTTGTCTTCAAGGAACTGAGTCaaatagagtaaaataaagataattacaATTTATTGTCTTTTGTGACGTCAACAGCATCATAATGGTGCTCTGTGAGCACAGGGAAGGGCCATGGAGGATTTCTAACCAAGGATAAGCATTTCCTTGAATACTTAAAGAATAAAGTAattttgagacagaaaaaaatggggaaggggaaaaagaatgcATATACAAAGGCATGGAAGTGTTTAACATTAGTTTCTATTCACAGTTGTGAAAAGTTTGGGGTCAGGGTTAGAACATGGGTGAGGGAGGAGTCTGGGGGACTGGCAAAGGGCCAGCTCACAGTGGATATTATCAGCCATGGTAAGGTAACTGGAATTAATATTGTGGGCAAGCAGGCATCATTGACATGTTTTAAgcataaaatgaaagaatcagaGCAACAGTTTAGATAGACCCATGTGACAGAGAGTTGGTAGATAGATTGGAGGAACAGGTCTGGAGGAGGGATACTAAGTAGGAGTAATCTCAGTTGGAACTACCAAGGGCCTGGTTTCAGGTGGTGGCAGGGGATTGAAGAGAAATGGAGGTTGCAATCAATCCTGGAGGCTGAATTGGCATAACTTAGTGATTTGGTGGGATGTGGAGTGAGGGACAAGGAGGTATCCAGGTAGCTTCCTAGATTTTTGTCCTCTGTGATTGTCCTCTCTGAGAATGATGGCCTCAGTTCCTGAGACAGTGAACACTCAGTAGGAGCAAGATTCATGGGAAGAAGGGGACCACAGCATTTTCACAAGCCCCATGCCTGACCTTTCTCCCTTAGCCTCTCCCTACTTCCACTGCTAGGGTTCTGATTATTGTCCTCATCACTTCCTGCCTAGTTGGCTGCAGTAGCCTCTGGGCTGGTCTCTAAACTCTGATCTCCATGAACACAGCCCTGATGGGCCACTCTTCTGCTTACAAGTTTTTAGTATCTCCAAGGTGCTTAGAGAAACCTGCAATTCATGACTTTCCATAATCTCATTCCAAGGTGACCTCTCCAGGCTTGCTCTCTACCCCTTCCTCCAAGCAGCAGACTAATCTGCCATAGTTGGAAGACCAGACACAAAGTGAGGCAACTtgagaagatgtggtgtgtgtgtgtgtgtgtgtgtgtgtgtgtgtgtgtgtgtgtgtgtgtgtatgcatgtgcgaGTGATTTTTGTcagaaaaagttagaaaaagaaaagaacagtacCTATTTGAGAAGCTAAAAGGTATTGTGGAGAAGGCAGGATCCATTTTGGACTTAGAGGTATAAATGGGGGAAAGATAGGTGATGAGGAGGGAAGGCATAGCTGACAGGGAGAACAGTGTAAACACAAGGATGCAGACTGGGGTATTGAAGGAGGGAGGTGCAAGGGAAGTGGCAGGGAAGAAACTGGCCTAATGGGAATAAATGGTGAGTAGGGTCAAGTTTTAGGGTCACAGAGGGGCCAGTCTTTGCTTTGTGATCCAGTAGCAtagttttgaaatgtaaatatttacaggTAGTTCTGTGTATATAACATGGTGTCTGAAAAATCAgtcaaaaatattgaaaagatagaataaaaaatattaaaaattttcaggATAAAACCTTACATTTTCACAGTGCTTTACAGATTACTAGACCCTTTCCCTGCAGCCCAGAAAGAGCAGTACTTTGCCAAGTTTGGACTCAAACACGGGTCTTTTGACCCCAGTGCTGGGTGTTTTCCACCACAATAAAGCTGCCTCTTGTAACATGTTTTAATGTCTAAACAATCATATACTTTTGTTGGGTAAACCAGGCTACATGTGTGTCTTTAGATGGACTGTGATTAATTTCTTGAGGATTTTGTTAAGCATCTCTTTATTGATTTCTTCCAGCTGAGAAGAAGccaataaagaggaaataaaaaataatgcccCAAACTGTAGCTATAAAGGTTCGCAAATAAGGGCAGACCCCTTAAAACAACTAGAGAGGCAACACGAGACTTCATTATGGTTTTCCTCACAAATTGGAGTGGAATGAAATGACTTAGGGGCACCTTGATGCCAGTATTTGAAAACTGCTTAAAGTCTCATAAGTGTAACATTTGTTTTGGAATAACTCTATTTCTGAATCCTCTGGGCTCTCAATCCTCTTTGAAATGAAAGATTCTGTTTCATGATGATTGTGTTGAGAACATatattttcagcactttaaacAAGAAGTCAATGCTATGTTTGAAACAGAGTGCCCGTAGGAAATAGCTCATGCCAAATCATTGGGATTTTATTGTACAACAATATGGGATATATTGAGCTTGATTTTCTGGGTAATTTTGAAAGGGAATTATCTTCTCAAATAATGGAGAtttgcatgaaaaaaaatgtttgtagaatGCCAGGAGTTACATATCAGCCATAGAAAAGACTATGCCTGAGGGTCCTTTGTGGACACAGAGCCACATCAGATCTTTGGCAGTGGCAAAGATGTCCAGGTGTCTGTATGGGATTTGCCAagaccagagaagagaaaaaaaaaaaaaaaaaaaaacagagtcaGAATTGTGGGTATGaaggacatttttttaattaacatattatgtattatttgtttcaggtgtacagatctgtgattcagcagtcttacacaattcacagcactcaccatagcacataccctccccagtgtccgtcacccagccaccccctccctccgaccccactccactccagcaatcctaagtttgtttcctaagattgagtctcttatggtttgtctccctctctggtttcatcttgtttcatttttccctcccttcccctatgatcctctgtcttgtttctcaaattcctcatatcactgagatcatatacttgtctttctctgattgacttatttcttttagcataataccctctagttccatccacgtcattgcaaatggcaggatttcattttttgatggctgcataatattccattgtgtatgtgtatatatacatacacatctttatccattcatctgttgatggacacctcggcactttccatagtttggctattgtggacattgctgcaataaacattggggtacatgtgggAAGGACAACATTTTTTGCATTTAATAACTACTGTGGTAACTACCTTGGTAACTATTACAGTGACTATTGGTTAGGCATAGCACTCTATAAGTATATAGTATAGGTATAAGTATATACCTTTCAGAGTAactatttatctttatttatttatttatttatttatttatttatttatttatttatctttattatcacttaatctattttttttttgatgtctgatcgTATTTATTTGTCACTcatagaaaatctcatttttgactgGACTCAGACTTAGAGGTAGAGGCTCTCAGAGAGGACAGCCTCCGTCTCTTGGCAATCTGTTCCTGGcgtttttctttggcctccttcattctcttggccaaaagtttagcatattctgcagcctcttccttatttttcttagtgcgcTCCTTCTTCAAAGCAATACGCCGCCGTTTGTGCTGGAGGACTCGTGGAGTAACAAGACGCTGAATCTTAGGCGCTTTGGTTCTaggtttcttcccttctttgtttaGGGGCTTTCTCACAACATACTGGTGGACATCATCTTCTTTAGAGAGATTGAAAAGTTTGCAGATTCTGCTGGCTCTTTTGGGCCCCAGGCGACGAGGCACAGTAGTATCAGTGAGTCCAGGAATatccttctcccctttttttacAATGACCAAGTTGAGAACGCTGAGATTGGCATCCACAATGCAACCCCGAACGGAtttgcgctttctctctccagtccgCCTTGGTCTATAGCAGGAATGCCCCTTACTCAGCAGCAGGCGGACACGACCATGGGTCAAGACACCCTGCTTCATGGGGAAGCCCTTTTTGTCATTGCCACCACTGATTCGGACCACATAACCCTTCCATTCTTCACCCAGAGCATCAGCAGCAACTTCTGTGGCCATACGCTTCTCATAAAAGGTACGAAGTTTGCGTTCATCGTCCACTTCAATGAGTTTCTGGCAGCCAGTAGCTGGGAAAGAGATGTTCAGCTTCATCCTGAAGCAGCCTACCGCCTCCGAGGCGCCACGAAAAAGAGCcacttaatctatttttttttatgagattGTAAGCTATAAAAGTGGGGACCAtgatttccttgttctttttatatCCCTAGTGCCTAGCATGGTATCTGACGAGTGGCAAGCATTTATTACATatgaactgaatgaatgaaagaactgCTTGGGATCTAAAGATCAGAACAACAGTAGATGGATACTTAAGGATGCAAAAATATAGTGTAcataaaagagttttaaaaaatctttatagttcacataccataaaattcacccatttaaagtatacaattcattgatttttagtatattcatacagtCATGCAACTATTACTGCATTCtaagtttagaacattttcatcactccctcAAAAAACTCCATAACCATTATCAGTCACTCCTTATGCCTTATCCCCCTAGTACACATATCCTCCTGCCCTAGGAGACCACTAATAAAATTTAGTTTTGGCAGTTACTATGCAACATATCTGTCTGTCTACCTGTCTATCTGCAAACAAACAGTTATATCCTTCTAAAGCAGTGGATTGTCCTAAAGGAATTCCTCAGTATCTTCATGAAGGATAAGAAGGGCCTGAAGCAAGTATTTTATCTAGAGCAGTCTGTTGAGATGCTGTTATTGGTCAGATGATAAGGGATAAGCATCCCAGAAGGATCTCAACGGTTCAGAAGGGAGGCAGTTGGTGGGCTGAGGGAAGTTGGTTACTGTCGAGAAGAATCTAAACCTACCTTAGCCTTATTCAAAAGCTCACTGAGTCTGAGAGCTCATGCAGAATCAAGAACTAACACTGAGAATAGGAGACACCAAAAATGTGCTCTGATTTTATATTAAGACCTTTTCCCCTGCTCTCTGAAGATCTGCTCTAAGTGGCTTGTGACCCTTGAGAGTTGTTCCAAGAAAGACAGAGGATTTGTGGGAAGAATCTTGACAGTTTAAAAGAGTTGATAGTGCATCTTGAATGTTTAGGAACATTTGAATTGATTGAAAATccgagagaaaaaaatagaaacgaATGTTAATTTCATTTGCTTAGCAAATATTTGTCAACTACTATGACTGGGGACACAATACtgaccaaaacagaaaaaacaaaaacaaaaacaaccaaaaacaacaaaaaaactcctcTCAAAAACCTACATTctagagggaaatttggacaaaaGAACAAGATGAGTAATGAAAATGTACATAGTAAATTAATGACAAAGTTAAAGAAATTAGAAGGGAAGAAACTGTTCTAGAGAGTGGGGCAGGAAGGAGTTAATTTTATATAATGACCAAGGGAGGCCTTATCAGGCAGGTGACAGTTGCATGAAGGCCTGAGTAGGTGAGAAAGTGAGCTGTCTGCATGGTGGGAGAAGAAAATACCATGCTGAAGTGAAAGTCCTGAGCAGAGAGATAACTAATGTGTTCAAGAACTAGCAAGAAGGCTGGCATGATAGGCTTGGACTGAGGGGAGAGCTGAGGGAGATAGTATCAGGGAGGTAGATTTAAGATTTTTGGATTTTACTCTTGGTGAAATGGAAACCCActtaagtttttaattaatttaaaaaaaaacagctttattgaggaataCTTCATGTGtaacaaaattaaatcatttaaaaatacacacacattttgatGAGTATAATGCCTCTCCTGTCTAAGTTTCTTGACCTCTAAGTCCCTTTGAATAGTGAGAATTTCCCAGTCCTCCTGTCTTCCAGGCAACACCTTCCTCTTACTCTGTTTCTCTGTATTGAAGCTTGTAGTGACTGGAAGGTAACAAAGAGGGAGGGCTCAAACTCTCagtcaaacttaaaaaaaatgaaaaaatatcacaTAACTGGCTTAATCtttctaatctttaaaatgacCCTGAGATTAGATCTAATTTTAATAAAccactttcctttctccatttttggATGACTTGGTATCACCTCTTCACTCACTTTATCACTTCTGTGTTTTGAAGGCTAGAGCCCCTATCCTTCTTCCTTGGTGATGGATAATCTCTCCCCCCCAAAACCTACACACCTTTATTTGTCATCAAATTAGACAGTCTgctattgcatttttttaaagattttatttatttatttgacagagagagagacagtgagagagggaacacaagcagagggagtgagagagggagaagcaggcctcccgctgatcagggagcccgatgcggggctcaatcccaggaccccgggaccacgacccgagctgaaggcagatgcccaacgactgagccacccaggtgcccctgctattGGATTTGtcttgaatttctatttttctggttAAGATACATTCACTGCTTAGACTTCATTTCCATCATCACCCCTGCCAGTGGGCTCTCTTTTCAAGACCAATTTATGTGAAGAAGCAGTTTTTATTACTTCAAATAAGTTAAACTGTATATGTGAAGATGTGTGAAAACATTAAGACTCCTactaaagggatgcctgggtggttcattcggttaagtgtctgcctttggctctggtcatgatcccaagatcctgggattgagccttgggtagggctccctgctcagtggggagactgcttccccctctccctctgcctctttccctctgtccctccacccagcTAGtgcttgctctatctcaaataaataaataaaatctaaaaaaaaaaaaaaaagacttctagtAAAAGAGGTGAGTTAAGAGGGAGATAATTCATTGAATGGAGGAAAATGTTGAAATAGCCTCTGTATATGCTGTTAATGgagagaaaatttaaagcaacTTTTCTGAAAGGCAATTGGTTTATATATCTCTATTTATATCCTCTGTCACTATCTCTAGCTGTATTTATAGAATGATCTGTATCTACACATGTGCTCTTAGGCAAGTCAGTTAACCTCTTTAACTCTCTGTATTTCATCTGTAGAATAAGCTTGTTTTGAGATAATAAAATGGTAGATAAAATCATTTAGTATAATGTATGGCTCATTTTAATCACtaatatatttgtaattattattgttcttattaATGTTACTATTTTGGAGAATTTAGGATAATAAAAGTTGGTCAACCCAAATGCACAACAATGGGGCATTAGTTAGGTAAACTATGGGCTACTTATAAAAGAATATCagtatttttgagaaaaaatgttGGGTAACAAAAAGTAGTTTATGACTTCAGTTCCCAGTAGTGGTAGAATGAATAATTTAGACAAATCTTACAGTTGAGGACACCTAGAAGatctagataaaatataaaaataaatctgcttAAAGATACAGTCTGGCTAAAGGGCAGTCGAAAATTAATAGCCAGTAACTGCAGAGAAATGAAGCCTAGAAAGTTGAGCCTATCTTTTAGGACCACTTTTCCCTAAGGGAATTTGCTTTTTCTGGGAAGCTGTTAAGACCTAGAAGAAgccaaccacttttttttttttaaacaaagacacttattttttttaaagcagttttatgtTCACAACAAGCTTGAGAGACTTCCCATATAGCCCCTGTCCCCACAACACATGCATAGTCTTTCCCATTAATAACATCTTTTATTagataatacttttttaaagcaaGGATAAACCTACAgtaacacatcataatcacctaaAGTCCATTtgttaccttagggttcactcttggtgttatataTTCTGTaggtttggaaaaatgtataatgacatataccCATTGTACATCATTCTAATATCATACAGAATTTTCCCCctaccctaaaaatcctttgtgatTTGTATATATATCTCCCCTCATCCATGCCTTGTCCaatggcaaccactgatctttttagtATCTCTGTAGTTTTACCTTCTCTAAAGTGCTATATAGTGgggatcatacaatatgtagccttttcagataggcTTCTTTTGTTAGTGATATGCCTCTAAGAATtctctgtcttttcatggcttgataggtcatttcttttcagcactgAATATTTCattggatgtaccacagtttgtttatccattcacctaaagaaggacatcttggttgcttcctaATTTTGGCAATTGTGAGTATAGtttctataaacatccatgtgcaagtTTTTATGGGGATATAAGTTTCTGACTACTTTAGGTAAAGGCCCAGGAGTGCAACAGCTGTCTCAAACAGTAAGAGTATGGTTAGCTTTATGaaaaaaccaccaaactgtctttaaaaaggagatgtaccatttttcattcccaccagcaatgaatgagggttcTTGTTGCTCTGCATCCTTAGTAGCATTTAATATTGTCAGTATTCTGGATTTGGGGCATTCTGATGgttgtgcagtggtatctcattgttttaacttTGATTTCCCTAATGTTCAGTATTTGCTTATCTCTCAtctatcttctttgatgagatATCTATTAAAGTCTTTGGCCATCTTTTAATCGAGTcacttgttttcttattgctgagtttaaagagttttttgtatattttgataaTAGTCTTtcatcagatgtgtcttttggaaatattttcttccagtctgtggcttgtcttctaattcttctattattttttacagagcagaattttgaaattataaggAAGTACAgcttttcagttatttctttcatggattttgtttttgatgttgtatctaaagTGGCCTCACCATATCCAAGGTCATCCAGGTTTCCTCCTTTGTTATCTCCTAGGTATTTTATagctttgcattttacatttaggtctctgattcaccttgagttaatttttgtgaagagctGTAAGATCtaagtctagatttttttttttttttgcatgtggatatctagttgttccaataccatttgttgaagaggctatctttgctccattgcaTTGTTTTTGCTCCTTTGTTAAAGGTCAGTTGActatttctgggtctgtttctgggagatatattcctgggctctctattacGTTCAATTGATCTATGAGTATATTactttgccaataccacactgttttgattattgtagttttttgttttgttaagagagggagagtgtgcgtgcatgcatgagtggggggtgagcaaaaggagcaggagagagagaatcttaagcaggctacatGTCCAATGCagaacccaacttggggcttgatctcacgactctgagatcatgacctgagccaaaatcaagattcagattcttaaccaactgagccacccaggggcctctattgtagctttatagtaagttttgaagtcagaTAGCATCCGTCCTCCAACTTTGTATTTCTTCACCAAGCACTTTTTTAGGGCCTTATAGTTCCCATATTCTTATTTCTGGACAGTAACCATAGATAAGTGGAAGGAAAACAAGTTTGGCCTTGAAAAACAGAGACTAAAATCCAAGCTCTGCTATATGCAATTACCttcttttgttttagtttcctcatctttaaaatcagaataacAGGGTATATAACACAGGACTAGGCCCTTTCAAATggttaaatatttgtgaaaagttTTGCTCTGGTGCCTAatacattaaattcatttttcctcttttcagttAAATTATTACAAAGGCATAGGAAAAATGTAAGTTAATCAACTCAGACTGTAACTGAAGATTGAGTAAAGGTCATCAGAATGATTTACCACACCgacttttccttctgaaaatagTATGTTAGTTCATATTATGCTTTACAAATTACATATGTTATGTTTTATATAGCCacgaaaataatacaaaattgcACACCTGTGAGGGGGAAGTGAAATGATGAGATAACTAATCCAACAGAATCAAGGAAAAGAGATAAGTGGAATCAGCAGAACAAATATAAATCACTTAGCAATCAGGCCCACATATATCAGtaattattttccatataaatgtcCCAAGTGTTCCAATGAAAAGATGAGGATTTTtagacagaatttaaaaaacacagaatgaagggggggaaatcggacggggagacaaaccatgagagactatggactctgaaaaacaaactgagggttctagaggggaggggggtggggggattggttagcctggtaatgggtattaaggagggcatgttctgcatggagcactaggtgttatatgcaaacaatgaatcatggaacactacatcaaaaactaatgatgtaatgtatggtgattaacataacataataaataaataaataaatttctatgtaaaaaaataacatattcaaTTTTAGCAGTCTTTATAAGAAACACAAGGAGGCaaaaacttcagaaataaaatgatggaaaaatgtGTACTATGCAAATACTAAGTAaaagtgtgtgttttttaaagaataaattctttatttaaatttaatttggttAACCTCTAtggtattattagtttcaggggtagaagaAAGTGTGTTTTTGTAGCCATATGAATATTGAAGAAGGCCTTAAAATTGTAAGAGATAAATAGGGATGTTCTATAAGGAGAAAATGTACAATTCATCGTGATGATACAACAATTCTAGATTTGTTTCCATCCAGTGAAATAACCTCAGAATATTTAAGGTAAAATCCAAcaaaactgaatgagaaaataaacatccATAATCATACAGGGAGACTTCTAAATTCTTCTTCTGTAATTGATAGAGCAGACAGATAAAAATGAGTCATCAGATAGGAAAGATTTTTAACCGGACTTGAATAAATATGAGTTAGTTGACATATATAGCACattgaagaatatatatatatatttcagctACCAATAGAAATTTACTAAAATTGACCTTTTGCTGGactgtgaaaacattttatttatttttattattttctttaaattttttattgttatgttaatcaccatacattacatcattagtttttgatgtagtgttccatgattcattttttgcatataacgCCCACTGCTCCAAGCAGAAcatgccgtctttaatacccatc from Zalophus californianus isolate mZalCal1 chromosome 11, mZalCal1.pri.v2, whole genome shotgun sequence harbors:
- the LOC118356097 gene encoding 40S ribosomal protein S6-like; protein product: MKLNISFPATGCQKLIEVDDERKLRTFYEKRMATEVAADALGEEWKGYVVRISGGNDKKGFPMKQGVLTHGRVRLLLSKGHSCYRPRRTGERKRKSVRGCIVDANLSVLNLVIVKKGEKDIPGLTDTTVPRRLGPKRASRICKLFNLSKEDDVHQYVVRKPLNKEGKKPRTKAPKIQRLVTPRVLQHKRRRIALKKERTKKNKEEAAEYAKLLAKRMKEAKEKRQEQIAKRRRLSSLRASTSKSESSQK